Proteins from a genomic interval of Treponema succinifaciens DSM 2489:
- a CDS encoding LysR family transcriptional regulator translates to MTLQQLKYAVTVAECRTISKAAEKVFISQPSLTAAIRQLEDEMNVKIFSRTNKGIEITKDGEIFLSYARQVLEQADLLEEKFTGKRSANPFFSVSCQHYSFAVNAFVDVIKEFGGNKYNFTLRETQTFEIIEDVSFLKSEVGILYTDSKNEEIIGKLLKKKRA, encoded by the coding sequence ATGACACTACAGCAGCTAAAATATGCAGTTACAGTCGCCGAGTGCAGAACAATCTCTAAAGCGGCTGAAAAAGTCTTTATCTCGCAGCCGAGCCTCACAGCCGCAATCAGGCAGCTTGAAGACGAAATGAACGTGAAAATCTTCTCGCGCACAAACAAAGGAATTGAAATCACAAAAGACGGCGAAATTTTTTTATCTTACGCGAGGCAGGTTCTTGAACAGGCGGACTTGCTCGAGGAAAAATTCACAGGAAAGCGAAGTGCAAATCCGTTTTTCAGCGTTTCTTGCCAGCACTACTCGTTTGCGGTGAATGCTTTTGTTGACGTAATCAAAGAATTCGGCGGAAACAAATACAATTTCACGCTCAGGGAAACTCAGACTTTTGAAATCATCGAGGACGTTTCATTCCTGAAAAGCGAAGTCGGAATTCTCTACACAGACTCAAAAAACGAGGAGATAATCGGAAAACTCCTGAAAAAAAAACGAGCTTGA
- a CDS encoding M48 family metallopeptidase, whose translation MKNFLWILFSSFVLVLFLGCMATTTSAGNVGADRNQLMIVSEEQMEQSANESYAQVIAEAKKSGTLNVDATTVARVRNVAKNLIAQVGAFREDALSWNWQVNVISDNTVNAWCMPGGKIVVYTGIIQSLNLTDSQLAAVMGHEIAHALREHSREQASSETLKNAGIAVVSSVAGLNETGNSLLGLAAQYTLTLPFSRSHETEADHIGTELMARAGYDPNEAVAVWEKMSALGGSQIPEIMSTHPSNTSRIKDLTEISKKVYPLYEAAKK comes from the coding sequence ATGAAAAATTTTTTGTGGATTTTGTTTTCATCTTTTGTTTTAGTTTTGTTTTTGGGATGCATGGCAACAACGACTTCAGCAGGAAATGTGGGAGCGGACAGAAATCAGCTTATGATTGTTTCAGAAGAACAGATGGAGCAGAGCGCGAATGAGTCTTATGCTCAGGTTATTGCCGAGGCAAAAAAGTCCGGCACGTTGAATGTTGATGCTACGACTGTTGCCCGCGTAAGAAATGTTGCAAAAAATTTGATTGCGCAGGTTGGAGCTTTTAGAGAAGACGCGCTTTCTTGGAACTGGCAGGTGAATGTAATCAGCGACAACACTGTAAATGCTTGGTGTATGCCTGGCGGAAAAATTGTTGTCTACACTGGAATTATCCAAAGCCTCAATTTGACAGATTCGCAGCTTGCCGCTGTAATGGGACACGAAATTGCGCACGCGCTTAGGGAACACAGTCGTGAGCAGGCTAGCAGCGAAACTTTAAAAAACGCCGGAATCGCAGTTGTTTCTTCCGTTGCAGGACTTAATGAAACTGGAAACTCTTTGCTTGGTCTTGCGGCTCAATATACTTTGACTCTTCCGTTTTCACGTTCGCACGAAACAGAAGCGGATCACATTGGAACAGAACTTATGGCACGCGCTGGGTACGACCCTAATGAAGCTGTTGCAGTTTGGGAAAAAATGTCTGCGCTCGGTGGAAGTCAGATTCCAGAAATTATGAGCACCCATCCTTCCAACACAAGCCGCATAAAAGACTTAACCGAAATCTCTAAAAAAGTTTATCCACTTTATGAGGCTGCAAAAAAATAA
- a CDS encoding helix-turn-helix transcriptional regulator codes for MSQKNLFELVYILLDKKSVTAKNLAEHFGVSERTILRWAESLAEAGVPVYSTQGRYGGFSIAENYVLDKTIFTDEEKCSVVSSLKAVAKLTGSEHSCKNSAEKTAVQKLSKFAKKNTDWLELDFSPWNPQGKNINGIFNKLKNAIIEKQQVEFDYFSLNKKTEHRTVQPWKIVFRGVGWYFYGWCNVRCAPRYFKLNRICNLKVLNKKVFMEEKFGAEQKNSYSAEKEISIIEITAQVSDNELYRILDEFAVCKVEKFSSETSIVKFNAPEVSWLVPFLLSFGSAIKIIFPEKIKEQFSLEVKKMSARLNEK; via the coding sequence ATGTCGCAGAAAAATCTTTTTGAGCTTGTTTACATTCTCTTGGATAAAAAATCGGTAACTGCAAAAAATCTCGCGGAACATTTTGGTGTTTCTGAAAGAACAATTTTGCGTTGGGCAGAATCTTTGGCAGAAGCGGGAGTTCCTGTTTATTCTACACAAGGAAGGTACGGCGGATTTTCGATTGCAGAAAATTATGTGCTGGATAAAACTATTTTTACTGATGAAGAAAAATGCTCTGTTGTTTCAAGTTTGAAGGCTGTTGCAAAACTTACAGGCAGTGAGCATTCTTGCAAAAATTCTGCGGAAAAAACTGCGGTGCAAAAACTCAGCAAGTTTGCTAAAAAAAATACTGACTGGCTTGAACTTGATTTTTCTCCATGGAATCCGCAGGGAAAAAATATCAACGGAATATTTAACAAACTTAAAAATGCCATAATAGAAAAACAGCAAGTTGAGTTTGATTATTTTTCACTTAACAAAAAAACTGAGCATAGAACTGTTCAGCCTTGGAAAATTGTATTCCGCGGTGTTGGCTGGTATTTTTACGGTTGGTGCAATGTGCGTTGTGCTCCAAGATATTTCAAGCTTAATAGAATCTGCAATCTAAAAGTACTGAATAAAAAAGTTTTTATGGAAGAAAAATTTGGAGCTGAGCAGAAAAATTCTTATAGTGCGGAAAAAGAAATTTCGATAATTGAAATAACTGCTCAAGTTTCAGACAACGAGCTTTATAGAATCCTTGATGAATTTGCAGTTTGCAAAGTTGAGAAGTTTTCTTCAGAAACTTCAATTGTAAAATTTAACGCGCCGGAAGTCAGCTGGCTTGTTCCATTTCTTTTGTCATTTGGCTCAGCTATAAAAATAATTTTTCCTGAAAAAATAAAAGAACAGTTTTCTCTTGAAGTAAAAAAAATGTCAGCGCGCTTAAATGAAAAATAA
- a CDS encoding omptin family outer membrane protease, producing MSLFISFFSCFKFSAETFSFAASVGFQSGKVQEYVYDSGDVLSRLDWKTYFIPVADISSRLNIFHIVTDVDFLCALPIKYGTIEDWDWLGEDKTRATNFSKHDLSVERKFEVEAKSGYEFVFEKIKLVPQFGLRYRNQKFKAHDGYYKYADYENGEYLSSSIERKKINGAGLSYEQQFVLPFISLEAEYKIFSNWNLILNWRCYPYIYCFAVDRHYFRNTDFRDAMYGSGFLFGAELRYKSFSILANYEFLECKNGISEYKEDGKSAVKLYTVPGIKSSVASVMMRYRF from the coding sequence ATGTCTTTATTTATTTCATTTTTCTCTTGCTTCAAGTTCAGTGCTGAAACTTTTTCATTTGCGGCTTCCGTTGGTTTTCAGTCTGGAAAAGTTCAGGAATATGTTTATGATTCTGGCGATGTTCTTAGCCGGCTTGACTGGAAAACTTATTTTATTCCTGTTGCGGATATTTCTTCTAGGCTGAATATTTTTCACATTGTTACTGATGTTGATTTTCTTTGCGCATTGCCGATAAAGTACGGAACGATTGAAGACTGGGACTGGCTTGGAGAGGATAAAACAAGAGCAACAAATTTTTCAAAACATGATCTTTCAGTTGAAAGAAAATTTGAAGTTGAAGCAAAAAGCGGATATGAATTTGTTTTTGAAAAAATAAAACTTGTTCCGCAGTTTGGCTTGCGTTATCGTAATCAAAAGTTTAAGGCGCACGACGGATATTATAAGTATGCGGATTATGAGAATGGAGAGTATTTGAGCAGTTCAATTGAAAGAAAAAAAATTAATGGAGCTGGACTTTCTTACGAGCAGCAGTTTGTACTTCCGTTTATTTCTCTTGAAGCCGAATATAAAATTTTTTCTAACTGGAATTTGATTTTAAATTGGCGTTGCTATCCTTATATTTATTGCTTTGCAGTTGACAGACATTATTTTAGAAATACAGATTTCCGCGATGCGATGTATGGCTCTGGATTTTTGTTTGGTGCGGAATTGCGTTACAAGTCTTTTTCAATTCTGGCAAATTATGAATTTCTTGAATGCAAAAACGGAATATCAGAATATAAAGAAGACGGAAAATCCGCAGTGAAGCTTTATACTGTGCCTGGAATAAAATCTTCTGTTGCTTCTGTCATGATGCGTTATAGATTTTAA